From Arachis stenosperma cultivar V10309 chromosome 2, arast.V10309.gnm1.PFL2, whole genome shotgun sequence, one genomic window encodes:
- the LOC130962908 gene encoding uncharacterized protein LOC130962908: MRPRRLSAWEGTPNDNQERGQETFMATMNIVAEAVREAAMAAARAVECLGVRNENGNQNGEDNGNNEVDPAHLDKPMTLGTFPKVNPPKFKGTLVATDADNRDEFYKKYFPRAARDAKEIELMQLKQGDMTIAEYARKFDDLCRFSNICQGNPADFMEWKCLKFEGGLREELMNFVVPLEIRNFAELVNKSKLVEECSKKVAIARANRKEASRRDFIHDIALEGRNFKANGQFQRQNENQRNGNFFARYNGNHNNYNLGEEEGGQPQQTQDISVCSRCGKDHEIMDIYRGIAQKGLFEIQLGHNDKEGFIP; encoded by the exons ATGAGACCACGGAGACTGAGTGCGTGGGAAGGAACCCCTAATGATAACCAAGAGAGAGGACAGGAAACCTTTATGGCTACGATGAACATTGTAGCTGAGGCAGTGCGTGAGGCTGCGATGGCTGCTGCTAGGGCTGTTGAGTGTCTCGGAGTGAGAAATGAAAATGGAAACCAAAACGGAGAGGATAATGGAAACAACGAGGTTGATCCAGCGCATCTTGATAAACCCATGACCCTTGGTACTTTTCCGAAAGtgaatccacctaagttcaaagGTACACTCGTTGCGACTGATGCTGACAACAG AGAtgaattctataagaagtatTTTCCAAGAGCAGCACGTGATGCCAAGGAGATAGAGCTTATGCAGCTGAAGCAAGGGGATATGACTATTGCTGAGTATGCCCGTAAGTTCGATGACTTGTGCCGTTTCTCTAATATTTGTCAAGGGAACCCAGCAGACTTTATGGAATGGAAGTGTTTGAAGTTTGAAGGAGGACTCCGTGAAGAACTGATGAATTTTGTTGTTCCGCTAGAGATAAGAAATTTTGCTGAACTGGTGAATAAAAGTAAACTAGTGGAAGAATGTTCGAAGAAGGTGGCAATAGCTCGAGCGAATCGTAAGGAAGCCTCAAGAAGAGACTTTATTCATGATATAGCCCTTGAAGGTCGTAACTTTAAGGCCAATGGTCAGTTCCAGCGCCAAAATGAAAATCAACGGAATGGTAACTTTTTCGCTCGTTACAATGGCAACCACAACAACTATAATTTGGGAGAGGAAGAAGGAGGTCAACCTCAGCAAACTCAGGATATTTCAGTCTGCTCAAGGTGTGGGAAGGATCATG AAATTATGGACATATATCGAGGAATTGCCCAAAAAGGTTTGTTCGAGATCCAGCTAGGCCACAATGACAAGGAAGGGTTTATACCGTAA